The region GCCATGGGGCGAAAGGATTGTGCTTCTATGCGTGGTACCCCATGACACGAGGATACGAATCGGCCGGCTTCGGCCTCGCGGAGCTCGACGGCACTCCGAGCGAGCGGGCTCGAGTTGCGGGGGCGGCGGGAAAGGTCGTAAGCGCGAACATGGAGCTCTTCCTCGACGCCATGCCTCCGAAAGCGGATGTAGCGATACTGTATAACGTCCTCGCCAACATCATGTGGACAGCCATGCGGGAGAAATCCACGTACATCCCGTCGAGATCCTTGGCAGGCGCTTACCGGCCTCTCTTCGAGGAGAACATCCCCGCCGACTACGTCCACCTAGACGAGATCTCGCTAGGTGCCCTCGCGAGATACAAGGTGCTCTACATGCCGTTCTCCATCATGATCACCCGCGAGGCCGCTCAGAGGATCGCCGAGTTCGTATGGAACGGCGGAACGGTCGTGGCAGAAGCCCGCACGGGCTGGAACGACGAGGTGGGCGCGTGCGGAGAAGCCGTGCCTGGGTTCGGTCTCTCCGCGGTGTTCGGGTGCAAGGAGATCGGCGCCCTAAAGGTGGATGACACGGTGAACCTCGTCGTGGCGGAGGGGGCAGCCGAGCGCGTTCCACACTTTCGATGCGGAGAGCGGATCATGGGATACGGCATCAGGCAGGCGCTGGAGGTTACGGCACCTTCGGCGCGTGTCTTGGCCACGTTCGAGGACGGCGCGCCTGCTGTGGTTGCCAACACTTACGGCAAAGGGCTTGCCGTTCTGGCCGGCACCTACTTGAGCTTCGCCTACGAGGCTCGGCGACACGCCCCCACAGGCAGGTTCCTAGGGAGTTTCGCCGAGAACGCGGGAGTGTCGCGCCCCGTGATCGTGGAGTCCACCGCTCCCCGCGGGACCGTGGAGGCGCGGGTGCTGCAGTCGAAGCTCGGGACACGCGAAGAGGCGCACGTGCTCTTCGCCTTCAACCACGGTGATGACCCCCTGGACGCGCGGTTCTTCGTCGCGCTTGGCACTCCGGCCGACGCTCCAGGGGGCGACGGGGCGAGGCCCGTGTCAGCCGAGGATCTCTTCACCTCAAAGAGAGTCGATGTGAGAGCGCATGGCGGCCGTGCTGAACTAAGTAAAGAACTTGGCGGGGGTGAGATCTGGGTTGTCAAGATCTCGGTCGGGTGAGACGGAGCGCAAGACGGAGATGTCGCTCGAGACGGAGACTGCGCGCGGGCCGGGGACGGCGCGCAAGACAGCGGTGGGCGTTGACATCGGCGGCACCAAGGTTGCCTGCGGATTGGTCGACGATTCGGGCAAGGTCCTCGAGAGGCGCCGCGCCGCTATCGATTCAGGCGACGGCACGGGAAAAGGACCCCTCAAACAGATAGCCGGGATGGTACGCGAGGTCGCGGGCGCGGCGCACAGCATGGGTGCTCAAGTGGCCAGTTGCGGTGTGGCGGTCCCCGCGGTCATCGATAGGCCGAGCGGCAAGGTGATCTGGGCGCCGAACATCGCCGGCTGGCGCGACTTTCCCCTCGGCGAGATGCTTCAGGAAGCGACGGGATTGCCGGTGCTATTGGACCACGACGGGCCTTGTGCGGTCTCGGGAGAACGGTGGATGGGCGCGGCACGAGGGTGCGACCACGTGGCGCTAGTCATCCTCGGTACCGGAGTGGGAGCCGGCTTCATCCTTGACGGTCGCGTGTACAGGGGTTCCCGAGGCATAGCGGGCGCTATGGGATGGTCGTGTCTAGAGCCAGGAGCTATCGACGATCCTGTCTTCCGCGAGAAGGGCTTCCTGGAGACCATGGCCGCAGGCCCCGGCATCGCCCGGCAACTGCGCCAAAGGATCGCGAGAGGG is a window of Bacillota bacterium DNA encoding:
- a CDS encoding beta-galactosidase, whose amino-acid sequence is MKRCFPMAVWYGGGRTRATMVKHPGPRSAEDWRRDIANIKECGFNTVRCWVDWAASEPRPGAYRFDAQELVMDLAREAGLQVIIQLYLDSAPDWLLDEFPDSAYVSQGGDRIISQGSPGYCYDHPGVRRKAEEFMTAVAARVKDREEFFGWDLWSEPHVVQWAYFDYLPQPAVFCYCHYTVRRFREWLKAKYGTIEALNEAWYRTFSSWDVVDAPRFISLMTYTDFIDWQEFILDKIAQDLAWRARTVKAVDPDHIVTSHSDIPCIMTLPMLGQGAPDDWRMAKVVDVWGTSFYPKHVGAKETNDPSLRSAMLCSTRSACSSVGSPFWLGELQGGHGYVGSFAVSATAEDEAQWTWQPISHGAKGLCFYAWYPMTRGYESAGFGLAELDGTPSERARVAGAAGKVVSANMELFLDAMPPKADVAILYNVLANIMWTAMREKSTYIPSRSLAGAYRPLFEENIPADYVHLDEISLGALARYKVLYMPFSIMITREAAQRIAEFVWNGGTVVAEARTGWNDEVGACGEAVPGFGLSAVFGCKEIGALKVDDTVNLVVAEGAAERVPHFRCGERIMGYGIRQALEVTAPSARVLATFEDGAPAVVANTYGKGLAVLAGTYLSFAYEARRHAPTGRFLGSFAENAGVSRPVIVESTAPRGTVEARVLQSKLGTREEAHVLFAFNHGDDPLDARFFVALGTPADAPGGDGARPVSAEDLFTSKRVDVRAHGGRAELSKELGGGEIWVVKISVG
- a CDS encoding ROK family protein translates to MSRSRSGETERKTEMSLETETARGPGTARKTAVGVDIGGTKVACGLVDDSGKVLERRRAAIDSGDGTGKGPLKQIAGMVREVAGAAHSMGAQVASCGVAVPAVIDRPSGKVIWAPNIAGWRDFPLGEMLQEATGLPVLLDHDGPCAVSGERWMGAARGCDHVALVILGTGVGAGFILDGRVYRGSRGIAGAMGWSCLEPGAIDDPVFREKGFLETMAAGPGIARQLRQRIARGERSIALEVAGGDLRAVTAEVAFECAERGDETAGRVIATVVNYIGMAVSNLVSALNPEVVVLGGGVGRRLGPYLEQIRAVVAATAQPQAAKAMRIVCSELGDDAGVIGAARLALEAFG